One window of Deltaproteobacteria bacterium genomic DNA carries:
- a CDS encoding thiolase family protein yields the protein MRKVPMRKVAIVGAFTTPCRGRWLSKTLWELAQWAVSGALQDAKLNINRVEAGVIGLYNDIFARQAIPESSFLGHMGLAFKPLVRVTNGGATGIYAFGTGFDMVASGRYDIVLCIGAEKATDCYDFMSETQTPEVVQTIAWSWDPLFERDQGATASDSYAEVILSYLDHYPNDLKMPVRGEILRILCEQAKNNPNAQRRDEIVTPERVEHSPWIIEPAFKKLETCVYTEGACCLIFAAEGVAEEICRDAGQPPIWIEGVGFANEPYWWGIKHPHKLPGRIESDHLAAKAAYEMAGVGPKDINVVELHDAFLPQLEITMAEMGFVPLGQADDLIEKKIMAPHGKLLINPSGGLIYGGHFVGGSNMFSAWSARRELIRRGMDYALVHGTGASSAQYGGAAILKRGVI from the coding sequence ATGAGAAAGGTTCCAATGAGAAAAGTTGCCATCGTGGGTGCATTTACTACCCCCTGCCGGGGGCGCTGGCTTTCCAAGACGCTCTGGGAGCTGGCCCAGTGGGCAGTATCCGGTGCGCTACAAGATGCCAAACTCAACATCAACCGGGTTGAGGCGGGGGTCATTGGACTATACAACGATATATTCGCCCGCCAGGCGATTCCCGAGAGCTCTTTCCTGGGGCATATGGGGTTGGCTTTCAAGCCGCTGGTTCGGGTCACCAATGGCGGGGCCACGGGCATTTACGCCTTCGGCACAGGCTTTGATATGGTGGCCAGCGGACGGTATGACATTGTTTTGTGTATAGGTGCGGAAAAGGCCACCGACTGCTATGATTTTATGAGCGAAACGCAGACTCCCGAAGTCGTTCAAACCATTGCCTGGTCCTGGGACCCGCTCTTTGAACGAGATCAAGGGGCGACGGCTTCTGATTCTTACGCCGAAGTGATTCTTTCCTACCTCGATCATTATCCCAATGATCTCAAAATGCCGGTTCGAGGAGAGATCTTGCGGATTCTTTGCGAGCAAGCCAAGAACAATCCCAATGCCCAGCGGCGCGATGAAATCGTTACCCCTGAAAGGGTCGAGCATTCACCTTGGATCATTGAGCCTGCTTTCAAGAAGCTCGAAACCTGTGTCTATACGGAAGGGGCCTGCTGCCTGATCTTCGCCGCCGAAGGGGTTGCGGAAGAAATTTGCCGGGACGCGGGGCAGCCGCCAATCTGGATTGAAGGAGTGGGGTTTGCCAATGAGCCCTATTGGTGGGGGATAAAACATCCCCACAAGCTGCCGGGCCGCATCGAGTCGGACCATTTAGCTGCCAAGGCCGCTTATGAAATGGCCGGGGTTGGACCTAAGGACATCAATGTTGTTGAACTTCACGATGCCTTCCTGCCGCAACTGGAGATCACTATGGCGGAAATGGGTTTTGTTCCGCTGGGGCAGGCCGATGACCTGATTGAAAAGAAAATTATGGCCCCGCACGGAAAATTGCTAATCAATCCATCTGGGGGACTGATCTATGGTGGCCACTTCGTTGGAGGGAGCAATATGTTCTCAGCCTGGTCCGCCCGACGGGAGCTGATCCGCAGAGGAATGGATTATGCCCTGGTCCATGGGACCGGAGCTTCTTCGGCCCAGTATGGCGGTGCAGCCATTCTGAAAAGGGGGGTGATCTAA